The Miscanthus floridulus cultivar M001 chromosome 7, ASM1932011v1, whole genome shotgun sequence genome includes a region encoding these proteins:
- the LOC136464312 gene encoding uncharacterized protein, which produces MGMSLAQAVTALMGTCARRLSRATRRLHLRPRQGLLASFSSSRAIVPFLGGGGGAIRKKARSSKRRRGEEEDELSFEAEDGVWRKEIMMGERCQPLDFSGAIYYDAEGRRLEQPPTPRSPLRSPLPASVRLTANAEGH; this is translated from the coding sequence ATGGGAATGAGCCTTGCGCAGGCGGTGACGGCGCTGATGGGCACGTGCGCGCGCCGGCTGTCGCGGGCGACGAGGCGGCTGCACCTGCGGCCGCGGCAGGGGCTCTTGGCGTCCTTCTCGTCGTCACGCGCCATCGTGCCGTTcctcggcggcggtggtggagccaTCAGGAAGAAGGCCAGGTCGTCGAAGAGAAGgagaggggaagaagaagatgagctgaGCTTCGAGGCAGAGGACGGGGTGTGGAGGAAGGAGATCATGATGGGGGAGCGGTGCCAGCCGCTGGACTTCTCCGGGGCCATCTACTACGACGCCGAGGGCCGCCGCCTCGAGCAGCCGCCGACCCCGCGCTCGCCGCTTCGCAGCCCGCTGCCGGCGTCCGTCAGGCTCACGGCAAACGCCGAAGGGCACTAG
- the LOC136464313 gene encoding uncharacterized protein encodes MGMSLAQAVAALVGTCARRLSRAARRLHHLRPPRDGIAASFSSRAIVPFLGGGCGEGVKKALSSSSSKSKRRKAAAKEEAGDAVWRKEIMMGERCQPLDFPGVIYYNADGRRLAQAPPPRSPMRSPLPASMKLAGTAY; translated from the coding sequence ATGGGGATGAGCCTTGCGCAGGCAGTGGCGGCGCTGGTGGGCACGTGCGCGCGGCGGCTGTCGCGGGCGGCGCGGCGGCTGCACCACCTGCGCCCGCCGCGGGACGGGATCGCGGCGTCCTTCTCGTCCCGCGCCATCGTGCCGTTCctcggcggcggctgcggcgaggGCGTCAAGAAGGcgctctcctcctcctcgtcgaagTCGAAGAGGAGGAAGGCGGCGGCAAAGGAGGAGGCGGGGGACGCGGTGTGGAGGAAGGAGATCATGATGGGGGAGCGCTGCCAGCCGCTGGACTTCCCCGGAGTCATCTACTACAACGCCGACGGCCGCCGCCTCgcccaggcgccgccgccgcgctcgccgaTGCGCAGCCCGCTCCCGGCCTCCATGAAGCTCGCCGGCACCGCGTACTAG